The genomic stretch AGCTTCGGCTGGGATGAGAACCCCACCGACTTCATGGCCTGGCGCGCCAATGTCAGCTCGAAAGGGCGGGCCCTGCTGATGTTGTTCCTGTTCTCCGAGGTCGGCGAACAGGATGCCCCGACGCGGATCCGGGTCGGCTCGCACCTGGACATCGCGCGGCAGCTGGCGCCGGCCGGCGAAGCGGGACTGTCACTGCGCGAGCTCGCCGCCAACGGCTTTGCCGAGACGGCTCACCTGCCCGAGGTGCTCGCCACCGGAGGCCCCGGTACGGTCTATCTATGCCATCCGTTCCTGGTGCACGCCGCGCAGCCACATCACGGCACCCGGCCTCGCTTCATGGCCCAGCCGCCGCTGCTGCCGCGTCAGCCGCTGCAACTCGAACGCGCCGATGGTGACTATTCGCCGGTAGAGCTGGCTATCCGCCGCGCAATCGGCTGATCGATCGGGGCGGTCCGCACACGAGGCGCCCGCCCCCGTCACACCCGCTCGGCGAGGACGATCGCACCCTCGACCGGCAGACCACGCTCCAGGCGGATCGTCGTGGCTTCGACCCTGACGGTCCGCAACCCCACCGCCTGGCAGATGGCCAGGGTCGGGGTGGTCGCGTGCTGGAACCTCAGGGTCGTGCCCAGCCGCACCGCGTCCGGCCCCGCATGCGTTTCGAGCGAGAACGCCACCAGGCCGCCCGGCCGCAGCGCATTGCTGGCCGCTGCCAAGGGGCCCTGCAGGTCGCCAACATAGTTGAACACATCCGCCGCCACGATCAGGTCGGCCGTCCCCGGTGCTTCGAGGAGGAAGGCCACGAGGTCGGCTTTCTGCAGCCGGTCGTACGTGCGCTTGCGACGCGCTTCGGCCAGCATGTTCGCCGACAGATCGACGCCCTCCAGACGATCGACCAGGGGCCACAGCCGTTCACCCATCAGCCCGGTTCCGCATCCGAGGTCCAGCGCCCGTTCGAACCGCGTCGCGCCGCGGGCCGCAAGCGTGTCGCGGATCGCCACCTCGAGCATTTCGGGCGTCCGATAGCCCAGCCGCCCCACCAGAGCGTCTTCGAAGCGCGAGGCATAGTCGTCGAACAACGCCTCGACATAGGCGGGCGCCGCCTGCGCGGAGCCGCCTGCCCCGTGTGCGGCGAGCTTCAGCGTGGCGCCGAACAGGCCGCGGGCGTCAAGCTGCAGCAGCTGGGTCCACGCCGCGACCGCGCCGGCAATGTCGCCGGCCGCCTCGCGATAGGCGCCGAGCAGGTTCCATCCGGCCACCCATTGCGGCACCATCTCGAGTGCCTGTGCCATGAGCTCGGCGGCCTCGGCGAAGGCGCGCTCGGCGGCGAGCGCCGCGGCGTAGGACGCACGACGATCGGCGACGAGGTCGCCGGACGAATACTGTATTTCGCGCAAGGTTGTTTGGCACCGGGCTGGAGGACACGCATTTAGCGCGCCGGCGCGGCGCGGGGAAGATGGGCATGAGCGGGAATTTCCACTTTGCTGTCACATTGCCGGGGCATAGACTGAACTATGGACGTGCCGTGCGAGTGCGGCCCTGTCCATCGGGTGAGTCGCCCGATATCTCGACGCCTTCGATGCCCCACTCCCTGGGCGCGAAGGCCTGCTAGTCAGATCGCATTTCAACCCGACGTGCCCCCTGCACGCCGGGCAAAACCAGTTTCCTGCGCCGTATTGATAGGGAGAAAATTTCGGTCTACAAGTTAATGGTCGAATATTGCGGCCGACACTTCGTGCCTGGCGTCTCAAACGCGCCTGCTGAGGTCATACCAAGAATTCGATTGGCGGAGTTTCCATTGGGGTGGGAACTGCCACGGCAGACTGCGAAAGGGACTACTTATGGCTACCGGCACTGTGAAATGGTTCAACGGCCAGAAAGGCTACGGCTTCATTCAGCCCGACGAGGGTGGGGCTGATGTGTTCGTGCATATCTCCGCTGTCCAGCGTTCGGGGCTTTCGGGCCTCGATGAAGGCCAGAAGGTGACGTACGAGATCGTCAAGGACAAGCGGACCGGCAAGAACGCCGCCGACAACCTCCAGGCGTCCTGACTCCGGTGGGGTGCTTGATGCATCCTGACCGGTAGATGCGAGGGCATCCCGCTCCGGTCGGATTTAGCAGATCTCGGATTTATCAGATCAAAGAGGCGCAGCTTCCGGGCTGCGCCTTTGGTTTTTGGCCTGAGCCACCCCGTTACTTCGGGACCCGCTGTGCCACTCCCAGGAAATCCTCGTAGCAGTCATAGTTCACTTGCCGGACGACCCGCCCGTCGCGGAGCGTGATGACCATGCAGATATGGGCGACCATCGCATCGCCCGGCTGCAGCGCGCCCAACGACACGTTGACGATCCCCTCCCAGCGCGTCTCGACGATGACAGTGTCGCCGGCTTCGTATGTGGCCGTGATCGAGTAGCTCTGCTTGCGCAGCACCTTGGCGCCGCGCGGCAGGTCGGCCATCATCTTGTCGTAGCCGCGGGTCTGCCCCTCGGCGTAGAGCTTGTTCGGGCGCTCGATCTGCACCACGTCTGGGTGCAGCAGGCGCCCTACCGCCTCGACATCGAACCTCTCGATGGCCCCGATATACTCCCGCACTATCGCTGCATTGCCGCCTTCGCCCATTATCCTCGCCACCGTCTGGAACATCGTTCTAGTCACACTATCTCTAGAACGATGTTCTAGTTTCGTCTATGCTTCTTTGATGGCCAATCGACCGCCTTCTGCAGATCGCCGTTCCGAAATCCTCGACGCGGCCCTCGCCTGCTTCCTCGCGCGCGGCTACGCTGCGACAAGCATCGCTGACATTCGCAACCGGAGCGCCGCCTCGACGGGGAGCATCTACCACTTCTTCGGCAACAAGGGTTCCCTCGCTCTGGCGCTGGTCGAGCGCGCGGTGGGCGGATGGTCGGGCTCCTCGGGCGATGCCGCCAACCCCGATGCCGTCGCGGAACTCTCCATCAAGGCTTCGGTGGCCGGATTGGTGCGATGGGGCCTGGCCAACCCGGCTTCCATGCGCTTTCTCGATGAGGTCCGCACTCTCGCCGCCTCGGACACCAGCCTTGCCGAAGTTTCCACCCTGCTGGCACGGGGCCATGAGGCCGCCCGTGCGCGCTACGCTGCCTTTGTGGCACAGGGCGAGGTTCGCGACCTGCCGTGGCCGCTTGCCCACGCCCTGATGCTCGGCCCTGCCTACGACTTCCTTCGCCTCGCCACGGCCGATGTCGCCTCCGATGCTGCGGACCTGCTTGCGATCGCAGCCTGGAACGCCGTCCGAGCCTCTTGACCTGCCCGCCCACCACAACGATATGCACCGCTCGCGCAGCGCGGCCTACGCCCCGCTTGACCGATGCCTTCGCCGAAGGCAGTTTACGTGGACGCTCCCCCTCAGGTCAGCATGCTGACGACGCCGAATGACTTTGGCAGGGGAGCCTTTCTTTGAGTTGGAGACGGCTATGGACAAGATTCCGATGACACCCAGCGGTCACAAGACCCTGTCGGAGGAATATCGTCGTCGCACCGCCGAGGACCGCCCCAAGATCATCGCCGACATCGCCGAAGCGCGCGCCCATGGCGACCTCAGCGAAAACGCCGAGTACCATGCGGCCAAGGAGCAGCAGAGCCTGAACGAGGGCCGCATCAAGGAGCTCGAATCCTTGCTGGCGCTGGCCGATATCATCGACATCAGCAAGCTGAGCGGCTCGACCATCAAGTTCGGCGCCACGGTGAAGCTCGTCGACGAGGACACCGAGGCCGAGAAATCCTACCAGATCGTCGGCGATGCGGAAGCGGACCTGTCGAAGGGCCGCATCTCGATCTCGTCGCCGATCGCCCGCGCCATGATCGGCAAGGAAGCCGGCGATTCGGTCGAGGTCGCTGCCCCCGGCGGCTCCAAGACGTACGAAATCCTGGACGTTAAGTTCGTCTAGCTCCCGGTAGGGCGCTTTGCCGCGCCCTCCGCTGTGACTTTTCGGTGAGTCCGCGCGTTCCATCGCCGCATGGCGATGGTCGTGCCCTTGAAAGGTGCGCGCCGAACCTCCTATTTTGGTCTAGGGCTTAAGTCTCAGTATCAGTGGAGCGTAAGGTGCACGCCAAAGTCGTCATCATCGGATCGGGTCCGGCCGGCTATACGGCGGCCATCTATGCGGCGCGCGCCATGCTCGAGCCGGTCATGATTTCCGGCATCCAGCCGGGTGGTCAGCTCACCATCACCACCGATGTCGAGAACTATCCCGGCTTCGCCGACGTCATCCAGGGCCCCTGGCTGATGGAGCAGATGAAGGCGCAGGCCGAGCATGTCGGCACCCGGATGATCAACGACATCATCGTCGAAGTGGATTTCGACAAGCGGCCATTCGTCCTTATCGGCGACGGCGGCACCCGCTATACCGCCGACTCCGTGATCATTGCCACCGGCGCCCAGGCGCGCTGGCTGGGGCTCGAGTCCGAGGAGAAATTCCAGGGCTTCGGCGTTTCGGCCTGCGCTACCTGCGACGGCTTCTTCTATCGCGGCAAGGAAGTGATCGTGGTCGGCGGCGGCAACACCGCCGTGGAGGAAGCGCTGTTCCTCACCAATTTCGCATCAAAGGTCACGGTCGTGCACCGGCGCGGCGAGTTCCGCGCCGAGCGCATCCTACAGGAACGCCTGTTCAAGAACCCCAAGGTCGAGGTGATCTGGAACGCCGAGATCGAGGAAGTGTTCGGCCAGAACATGCCGCGCTCGGTTCAGGGGGTGAAGATCCGCGACACCAAGACCGGCCATGTCACTGAGAAAACCGTGGACGGCGTGTTCATCGCCATCGGCCACTCCCCCGCCACCTCGATCTTCTCGGGCAAGCTCGACATGAAGCCGGGCGGTTACCTGAAGGTCGTGCCGGGCGGCACGGCGACTAATGTGCCGGGCGTGTTCGCCGCCGGCGACGTCACCGACGACGTCTACCGGCAGGCGGTAACGGCGGCCGGGATGGGGTGCATGGCGGCGCTGGACGCCGAGGAATATCTGGCATCGCTCGAGCTTGCAGAAGCGGCGGAATAGTCGATGCTGGATTGGGACAAGCTCCGCATCTTCCACACCGCCGCCGAATCCGGGTCGTTCACCCACGCCGCTGAAAAGCTCAACATGAGCCAGTCTGCCGTTTCGCGGCAGATTTCGGCGCTGGAAGAGGATCTGGGGCTAAAGCTCTTCATCCGCCACGCCCGCGGCCTGGTCTTGACCGAGGTGGGCGAGCAGCTGTTCCGCACCGCCCATCGCATGCACTGGGAGTTGCAGCAGGTCGAGACCCAGATGTCCGAGAGCCAGGAGGTCCCGACCGGCCCCCTGCTCGTTACCACCACGGTGGGTATCGGCTCGACCTGGCTGAGCTCGCGCATCCATGAGTTCCTGATCCTTTATCCGGAAATCCAGATCGAGATTAAGCTCAACGATGCCGAGCTCGATCTCGCCATGCGCGAGGCCGACGTCGCCATCCGGCTGCACCGGCCGAACCAGTCCGAGATGATCCAGCGCAAGCTGTTCACCGTGCACAATCACTTCTACGCCTCGGACAACTACCTCAAGGAATTCGGCTCGCCGCAGGCGGTCGAAGATCTCGACAGCCACCGCATCATCTCGTTCGGCGAACCGGTGCCGTCCTATCTGGGCGATATCAACTATCTCGAGCGCCTCGGCCGCCCCGATTCCTCGCCGCGCCGCGCCTCGATGAAGGTCAACGCCATCTATGGCATGATGCAGGCCGCCCGGGCCGGTATCGGTATCGCCATGCTGCCCGATTATGTCACCGAGGGCGAGAGCAACCTGGTGCGGGTACTCGAAGGCATCGAGTTGCCGGCCTATGAGGCTTATTTCGTCTATCCCCCGGCGCTGAAGAATTCGAAGCGCGTCGGCGTGTTCCGCGACTTTCTCGTCGGCAAGGCCCGGGAGTGGTCGTTCTAGCGGACACGCCTGCTGCAAGCTCTGGTGCTCGCCGCCCCGTACCCCTGTCCCCTACCCGTAAGGGAAAGGGAGACCTCACACCACAATCGCAGTCAGCGTCTCCCTCCCCCTTGCGGGGAGGGATCAAGGGTGGGGGTCAGCCCGCGCCGGCGTTTGCGATTCTTACCCCGGCCGCACCACCGTAAAAGTCAGTTCCCTGCGCACGACGAACCCCAGCTTCTCGTAGAGCGCTATCGCCGCTGCGTTCTCGGTCTTCACGTGCAGGAACGGCACCCGCCCCTCGGCGGCGATCAACGCCGAGACGTGAGCGACCAGCACCTTGGCCAACCCCCTGCCCCGGAATTCCGGCCAGGTGCAGACGGCGCTCACTTCGGTGAGCTGTCCGAGCCGCATCCGCTCGCCGGTCATCGCCATCAGGCGCCCATCGGCCGCGCGTAAGCCGAAATAGCGACCCATGCCGAGCGTGCCGGCCCGAAACGGCCCCGGTTCGGTTGCCGTCGCCAGCTCGAGTGCTTCTGCTGCATCCGACGCCGTCAGCGGCACGGGCATCAGTTCGGGCAGCGCCGGTGGGGCCTCGCAAACCATCTGGAACACCGGGACCGCCTGCAGCAGTTCCCAGTCGGCGGGCACTTCGACCTGCTGCGCCGACACCAGCCCGACTGCCTCGTCCGACGCCACCAGCGGGCGCAACTCGGCGAACGCCCCGGCATCGTAGCGCGCGAGACCGCCGATCGGCGACAGCTCGGTCCGGTAGCGCGCGGCGGCGCCGTTGCGCTGACCGAGCACTGCGTGGTGGGTAGTGAGGGCGTGCCATGCCGGATCGTCGAGCACGGAGAAGTCGGTCATGGCAAAGTCCTTTGTATTCACGGCATGGCTCTAGCACTGGCGCGGCCAAGGCCCAAGCCGCCATTCATCGGGAATTCAGGGGGTGCGGCTAGAAACGGGCAAACCTCGGGGATCCCTCATGCTTCGCTTTGTCACCGCAGTCGCGCTCTGCCTCGCCGTCACGCCGTCGTTCGCCCAGATGGTCAGCATCAGTCCCGAACAGATCGGCCAGATCTTCTGCATCTCGCGGCTTGGCAACGACATGGCTCCGGTCGAGGGATTGCTGACCACCGAGCTGCGCGGCGCCATCGCCGAGGCGGAGACACGGAACGCTGCCCTTCAGCAGGCGCACCCCGACGAGAAGCCGCCGCTGGGCGATGGTATCCCCTGGCAGGCCTTTCCCGATTATGCGGCCGAGTGCAACGTCGGTGCAGTCGCGATCGACGCCGACCGCGCTACGGTCGACATCGCCTATGGCTTCCCCGACTATCCAGATGCCAATTTCACCGATCACCTGGAGCTGATCCGCGTGGCGCAGCCGGACCTTCCCGAACCGCTCTGGCGCATCGAGAACCTCGGCTACGCCACTGAAGGCGACCTGCGCTCGGTGCTCGTCTCGGCCTTCGCCAACTAGTGCCCCGCCTCTGCGTTCCCTCCCCCTTGACGCCCCGCCCGCAAAGGCGCATTGCGGCTGGTGTGCCGGGCGCTTGCACCCGGACTCTCATCAAGGACTGAAAATGAACCCCGACAGTCGAAGTCGATCTTCGATCTTGCCGGTGCTCTAGGCTCCCGAAGCGAGATCAGGAAAAGTCGCAGACTTTTCCGGTTCGATCTCGCCACAGCAGGTGGGCCGGGCGCGCCGGCCCGGCTAGCTATTGGAGCCCCGCTATGCTGCGTGCCTATATTCGCGAAGGCGACCGCCTCGTTCCCACCGATTTCGATCCCGCCTCCGAGGCCAAGCTTGCGGGCGCCGTCTGGTACAGCCTGACCGACCCGACGCGCGAGGAGGACAAGTTCGTCGAGTCCTGCCTCGGCATCGACATTCCCACCCGCCGCGAGATGCAGGACATCGAACCCTCGGCCCGCCTCTACAGCGAAGACGGGGCCGAGTTCATGACCATCACCGCGCTGGTAGAGGACGAGGCCGGCCAACCGGTCAAGACGCCGATCACCTTCGTGTTGCGCAACAACCAGCTGGTCACGGTGCGTTACGCCGACCCCAAGCCCTTCCGGCTCTACGAGCGGCTGGTGTCCCGTCCCACCACCGGCGAGTTCGGCGGCGAGCGGGTGATGATCGGGCTGCTCGAGTCCTTCATCGACCGGCTGGCGCAACTGCTCGAGAATGCCGGCGACGAGATCGACCAGATCTCGCGCGAGGTGTTCGGCAACAAGGTCAAGAAACCTACCCGCAAGGCGCATGACTTGCAGTCATTGATCGAACGCATCGGCAAGAAGGGCGACACCCTGACGCTGGCCCGCGAAAGCCTGGTGTCGATCACCCGTGTCACCAGCTTCCACCAGACGCTCGGTAGCGTCGACATCAAGACCACCAAGGAGCTGCGCCAGGGCCTCAAGACCCTGCAGCGCGACGCTGCTGCGCTGAGCGATCACGCCGCGTTCCTTTCGGCCAAGATCAATTTCCTGCTCGACGCGACGCTGGGGCTGATCAACCTCGAGCAGAACCAGATCATCAAGATCTTCTCGGTGGCCGCAGTGG from Devosia sp. A16 encodes the following:
- a CDS encoding TetR/AcrR family transcriptional regulator, producing the protein MANRPPSADRRSEILDAALACFLARGYAATSIADIRNRSAASTGSIYHFFGNKGSLALALVERAVGGWSGSSGDAANPDAVAELSIKASVAGLVRWGLANPASMRFLDEVRTLAASDTSLAEVSTLLARGHEAARARYAAFVAQGEVRDLPWPLAHALMLGPAYDFLRLATADVASDAADLLAIAAWNAVRAS
- a CDS encoding GNAT family N-acetyltransferase, translated to MTDFSVLDDPAWHALTTHHAVLGQRNGAAARYRTELSPIGGLARYDAGAFAELRPLVASDEAVGLVSAQQVEVPADWELLQAVPVFQMVCEAPPALPELMPVPLTASDAAEALELATATEPGPFRAGTLGMGRYFGLRAADGRLMAMTGERMRLGQLTEVSAVCTWPEFRGRGLAKVLVAHVSALIAAEGRVPFLHVKTENAAAIALYEKLGFVVRRELTFTVVRPG
- a CDS encoding nuclear transport factor 2 family protein, with the protein product MTRTMFQTVARIMGEGGNAAIVREYIGAIERFDVEAVGRLLHPDVVQIERPNKLYAEGQTRGYDKMMADLPRGAKVLRKQSYSITATYEAGDTVIVETRWEGIVNVSLGALQPGDAMVAHICMVITLRDGRVVRQVNYDCYEDFLGVAQRVPK
- a CDS encoding cold-shock protein, whose protein sequence is MATGTVKWFNGQKGYGFIQPDEGGADVFVHISAVQRSGLSGLDEGQKVTYEIVKDKRTGKNAADNLQAS
- the greA gene encoding transcription elongation factor GreA, producing the protein MDKIPMTPSGHKTLSEEYRRRTAEDRPKIIADIAEARAHGDLSENAEYHAAKEQQSLNEGRIKELESLLALADIIDISKLSGSTIKFGATVKLVDEDTEAEKSYQIVGDAEADLSKGRISISSPIARAMIGKEAGDSVEVAAPGGSKTYEILDVKFV
- the trxB gene encoding thioredoxin-disulfide reductase, with translation MERKVHAKVVIIGSGPAGYTAAIYAARAMLEPVMISGIQPGGQLTITTDVENYPGFADVIQGPWLMEQMKAQAEHVGTRMINDIIVEVDFDKRPFVLIGDGGTRYTADSVIIATGAQARWLGLESEEKFQGFGVSACATCDGFFYRGKEVIVVGGGNTAVEEALFLTNFASKVTVVHRRGEFRAERILQERLFKNPKVEVIWNAEIEEVFGQNMPRSVQGVKIRDTKTGHVTEKTVDGVFIAIGHSPATSIFSGKLDMKPGGYLKVVPGGTATNVPGVFAAGDVTDDVYRQAVTAAGMGCMAALDAEEYLASLELAEAAE
- the corA gene encoding magnesium/cobalt transporter CorA — translated: MLRAYIREGDRLVPTDFDPASEAKLAGAVWYSLTDPTREEDKFVESCLGIDIPTRREMQDIEPSARLYSEDGAEFMTITALVEDEAGQPVKTPITFVLRNNQLVTVRYADPKPFRLYERLVSRPTTGEFGGERVMIGLLESFIDRLAQLLENAGDEIDQISREVFGNKVKKPTRKAHDLQSLIERIGKKGDTLTLARESLVSITRVTSFHQTLGSVDIKTTKELRQGLKTLQRDAAALSDHAAFLSAKINFLLDATLGLINLEQNQIIKIFSVAAVVFLPPTLVASIYGMNFQFMPELSWPFGYPFALGLMVLSAVVPYLFFKRSGWL
- a CDS encoding LysR family transcriptional regulator is translated as MLDWDKLRIFHTAAESGSFTHAAEKLNMSQSAVSRQISALEEDLGLKLFIRHARGLVLTEVGEQLFRTAHRMHWELQQVETQMSESQEVPTGPLLVTTTVGIGSTWLSSRIHEFLILYPEIQIEIKLNDAELDLAMREADVAIRLHRPNQSEMIQRKLFTVHNHFYASDNYLKEFGSPQAVEDLDSHRIISFGEPVPSYLGDINYLERLGRPDSSPRRASMKVNAIYGMMQAARAGIGIAMLPDYVTEGESNLVRVLEGIELPAYEAYFVYPPALKNSKRVGVFRDFLVGKAREWSF
- a CDS encoding class I SAM-dependent DNA methyltransferase; its protein translation is MREIQYSSGDLVADRRASYAAALAAERAFAEAAELMAQALEMVPQWVAGWNLLGAYREAAGDIAGAVAAWTQLLQLDARGLFGATLKLAAHGAGGSAQAAPAYVEALFDDYASRFEDALVGRLGYRTPEMLEVAIRDTLAARGATRFERALDLGCGTGLMGERLWPLVDRLEGVDLSANMLAEARRKRTYDRLQKADLVAFLLEAPGTADLIVAADVFNYVGDLQGPLAAASNALRPGGLVAFSLETHAGPDAVRLGTTLRFQHATTPTLAICQAVGLRTVRVEATTIRLERGLPVEGAIVLAERV